Part of the Hylaeus volcanicus isolate JK05 unplaced genomic scaffold, UHH_iyHylVolc1.0_haploid 12126, whole genome shotgun sequence genome, TTTGCGTCACAAAGCATGGTATGCTTCTGAAGAGTATCTGTGATTGTTGCAAAAGTGAGTTTTGTACCACGAGGATACAAGGCTAAACACGAAGGtaacattatttcaaataatttttttaattgaaaagagAAAGGCCATTCTATAATTACAGATCCATCCACAACAAGGTAGCGGTTTTTTAAGAGTTCCTCTACAGAACATGCTTGTTGAAGTGTTTCAAGAATTAATGATTTCATCGCGGTACCATCGACTAAGAAAagcatacaaaataaaaattcaacattaCGGTGAAGTTAAAAAATCCTTTAGTGCTTGTTAACGTACAGTATGTTTTAGCGATATACGTTCGAAAAGCCGAATCTAAAGGACTTGACCGTATAATGCCGACCCGGCTCCAACGTGTCACCAGAGAATATGGTTTGACgggtaaattttttaattgattgtCGAACATCTGCATACGTCCCCATAAAAtctaaaagttacaaaaatcattcatttaattttttttatttattatttattttgatcgtTTACTTATAGTTTACGAAGAAGCTTGGCTAAACTCTAAGTAAAATGTTcactttacaaaataaaatattgcttaaAGAAAATCACGAAGGAAGCAAAGTAGCAATGTACATTCATTGTCACGaagaaatgtcgtttaaaGGAAATGCTCTAAGTATATGCAAGAGTAGCTACATTGTATACAgtcaaggaaaaaaaaatattgaaaacttaATCTAGGGTTCTAAGTCAAGGCGTGAAAAATAAGCCATTCTACAGATAAACAAGTTAACGAGAACTTACACTATGACCGACTTAATGCCGCGTCATGGCGAAACAATTACATCATTTTGCTAGGTAAAAATACTCGAACATGAACGAGCTTACATCTGTATTATGAATGGTTTCTTGTGAAGGATTGTCCTCGAGAGTAAGGGAGTAACAATGCAATTCAGTCGTTAAATAGAGATTAACAGTAGCCTTTGTGTCTTTGTTGAAAAGTTTTGGATAAGAGTgaagaattaatcgaaaaagGTTCGTACACCAATCTGTTACCAATGTTATGTATTGTCCCATGGTTTCCTTATTGTGAATATCGCATAAACAATCTTCATTAGAAAATGTTATGGTTGCTTTAGTCTACAAACATGAAAAGAAGTATTAGAAGGACTCATTAGAGTTcaatatgaaatattgtttgatGCGCAAATTGAACTTGATTGATACCACAGTTGCAAGACGAACGTACATCAATAGTATCTGAATTCACTGAAATGTGAGAGGCTAATGCGTCAACCCGAATATGTgattcttttacttttatattggTATACATGCTAGAaacaatttgtaatatttccttttctattttgaatacaaaaaaattcgattaataTGAATTGAACAAAGTGCGATCTTCTTACCAAGAGTTATCGGTTCATCAACTTCTCTATTCTGTTCTGTTTGAACCTCAATAGAAGACGGATTTAAATGACTCGTCTTTTGCTGAGGtacctttaaataaattgtagggaattgaattttattttttaaagtagatGAAGGCTTGTCATAGTCcttgtttttaaaaacaacattcttATTGTTGTTTTCTAGTAAATCATGAGAACGTATTGTGGAATTAAACGATTGCTAAAACCACAtaagaaacgaatgaaaaaaaaacatagcTTGAATGGAAAGAGATAAACAAAAACGTTATTTGACTGACGTACAGGGAGTGCATTGGTATTGGGTTGGTCAGGCAACATGGATGGAAAAGATGAATCACTTAATTCAGGGGTTTGTTGTTCAATTAAAGGTAAATTAAGGGAGTTAACGAAGGGGTGCGATAAGTGAGAAGATCCAGAATTGGAAGAAGGTTGTTCAACAAGATTGATGCCAGGAATCCATGAATCAGTTTTGACACTACAACAGTTTTGGAACAAAACACAAAACAGTAAAGCCAAAATTGGATTTCGATAAtagttggaaataaaaatttttaaattcattcacTCAAAAAATTGTCtgttttttgttataaaaaatagtttattaaaaagaaggagaaatttgaagaaaaaacacaTTTAAAGATGAGCCCAAAAAAGCAGAAGCATAGcgatattttgtaaaagttaaAGCAATGTATAACAGTTATttgaacttttttaaaacgtattatatattcatccttaatacaattttagaaaattgcaacactcttttattttatcatgttttgaaaagaatttacaTCATTCATGTACATGAATCGTTGCAATACTTGATCTAGGTTTCTATTTCTGTAGCAGACAAAAGGACTTTTTCAGAGTTACCTTTGAatcatgaatttttctatcttttcatttacaactgttaaaaaaaatgatttcaagcATGTcactttgttttaataaacaacaaagtcatgattttttttagtttttcggATAAAATAAAGTGAATTTTCGACTCGATTAcctatttgttaattttttctttttctttgaaaaaacaaatgcTAGAACGATTCTATTCAACACCATATAGTCCATGGCTTGTTTGGATGGGTATTGGATTTTTACGTGGTTTAATTCGATGCCCTTTAGAACAACCTTTTGATGCTATTAAAACCAAGTGGCAAGCTAATCCTTTAGCTTATAAATCGCTAGAAGAGATTGTAACGAATATGTATAAAGACGGAGGGTGGAGAATGTTTTATCGAGGTTCTCTCCCCAATACTATCAGGTATACTGTACGCGATACTTACAGGTTTGTTTGAAAACgtacattttgtatatttctaaGTTTGTTTGATTTCAATTCAATCATGTTCTACAGATATCCCCTACTTTTATTGATGCCCGATTTATATAGTTCTACAACCGAACAAGTGACAAGCGAGTGCATGCTCTTATCAAAACatacatttctatataaaacTCTTTGTGCTTTAATACTCTCAAGTGTAGAAGCTTTTTTGACTTCTCCCTTGTACGGCATTTAGATACTCTTAAAGCGACCTGTAAAGTATTTCATTGATCTCCTTCTGTTGCATTAGAGAGCGAATCAAAACCTTACTGATCACACGTTCCAACACGAGTCGTTCGTCTTTATACTATTTGTTTAGGCGATCTTCACCACAATATTCCCTCTTCCAACAAAGTATGTCCTCATCCCTCCAATTCAGACATACATTAAATAGGATTCGATATATAATGTCTGGGTTCACACCCTTATGGGCAAGACAATTTGTTAGCTGGGTTACATACTTACTTACAGATGCCCAGTGTAAATCCTTTTTACGTCACATAACACAAACGACTCAGTTAAACTTTATATCTTTAACTCTTACAGCTTGCATTGGTAAGACATAAAAACGATTCATTTCCCTAATAActaaaatgtttcttatcaTTTCAGTAGGAATTGTGAATACATTAATTACAATGCCTTTTGATGCTATTAAAACACACAGgcaaaaattcatacaaaaaaacaatgtaaaaatgtctacatattttcaatcggatattgtttcaatttggaaaatttatggTTTGAAAGGTTTTTATGTTGGGTTTGGTTTGCGTTtatgtcaatattttttaaatgcaattatAACTGTTCCTCTATTAGATTATTTGGAAATGCAAAAAATGACCTTTcagtaatgttttttttttttggaaaacagTGTCAACAAACAAATGgcattctttttatataaatgactTTGTACTATCACGaataaactattttaattcaacattacaaaaaaaaaggtattcagtaattaaaaaaattacaaaattaaaataaacgctCAATTCCTTCCGtcttaaaacaactttttaaaaaatagttttcatgGTAACATATCTATTCAGTAGTTAGTAATGATTGTATATACttcgaaaattgttaacacaaaatttagatttttttcttaatctcATGTAATGTTATCATTATATTGTCAGCGAAATGGTGACTGGAGCGACAATACATATTTGACTCGTCGTGCGCATAAAAAGGAgccaaaaatttcattttgtaaaagGGGTAATCTaataaacattgttttttgtttcaaaaaaaaaaaattcaggcATTCTTCGTCTGAACATCGTGTTACCGCCGCATTCTACTACACTTAAAGTGCAGAACCACACAGTTACAATAGAGTATTGTACTATCCAATAGAGtctattattctttatttcatgTGAAGCActaaaatacataagaataCATTTTCCGTGTTAAAACTTGTCAGGTTATAACACATTTAATTATccatcgacattttttttcttttcaaagcaAAATACCTATGCAGAATGATCGTTTCAGTGATCCTCTCTATTTTTCGACTGGTTCGAATTATTCTTTTGGTTTAACGttgctttttttaaatctacaTTTCCCCATATGTGTTTTCTTCaagttattgtaaataaaaaaaacttacttttttcttaattcttcttttaagattttcattcgttcatCAATTTCTTCATCGTATGTTGTCGTATTCAAATGTACAGTCAAATCTGTTTGGTTTCCTTCAACTTCGCTTTGCCCAGTTGTCATACCAACTGCCTGTCGTGAAGAAGGGTTTACCAGTTTTGGGTTTAATAAAGACACTAAGCCCGTTTTAAAAACACTATTAGAAACATTTCCTAAATCTTAAAAGTTTTCGTTTATCCTTGACTCTTGTATTAAAATCTAACGTTCCTCTTACCGGGCGGTTCGGAAGAGTCCTGCTTGGCGTCATGTGAGCTCGAAGTACTCAAATGAGTTTCTACTAGTTTCCTGCCTAGAAAAGcatggaaatgaattttttggtAACATTATgataactttaattaaagcaTCAAAGTATGATGAGTTCACCACAAcataacttttctttttcgctttcttctcgttgaaataaaagtttattaccTTTTGATGTTTCATCTGTATGTCGACGCCCATTTAACGGTGATGGTACAAACTCATAaggattaattttcattccacCTTCTGTATTTTGGTTTAATGCCATAAGATGATGGTGCTTGTTGTATGGATGACCCTCCTTTGATAGTTGGGCCTCCTTATTTTTATCCAAAGATGTATGTGGGGAGGTCGGGCAGtcactattttttaaaaggcTTTCACTTTGCTCATAAGTAGGATTGCTACTCTGACTAGATAAGAAACAGAAACTAAGACATCGGTAACGTGAAATGTTGatgtttaattaacaaattcatagagaattcgtttaaaataaacattcatttttaaaccaaACCTGTAATGATTGGTCGCTCGATTTTGTAATGTGTCCTTTTGTAACGCTTTACTAGGCAACTTGTCATAAGGAACAGCAGACAAAGAACGACGTGAcgttttcaaattcatttcttttgaaCTAAAAGACCTTTCCCGTTTTGACCGTTTTCCACGGTCTGATCGATACGACACCACCACATGACGTTGCCGTTGGCCTTGACTTCTTAATAACTTGTCTGTGGAACCATCATTACTTTTCAAAACTCTCTCATCGTTCGATTTCAAATCCTTATCGTGTGTTGAGTTATTACTACACGCTGATCCCAGACTTTTAGAAAAAGGATCGCGGCTACTTTTGTGTGTTTCAATAGAGAAATCACGAGTACGTTTTTCTGAGCAaggattttcatatttctctAGTGAACGTTTATGCCGTCTTTCAAAAACATGTGAAGAAGGTTTTCCTAAAGAATATTCACGATGCCTTTTTGATGAATACCCCCGTTGTCTTTTAAACGAAGATTCCCGATGCCTTTCCGGAGAGCGAGCTCGACGCCTTTCCAGTGAACGAGCTCGACGCCTTTCCAGTGAGTAATCTCGCCGCTTTACTAGTGAGCGAGCTCGACGCCTTTCCAGTGAGCGACCACGACGCCTTTCCAGTGAACGACCTCGACGCCTTTCAACTGAAGGGTCTCGACGTCTTTCAGGTGAGTAGTCACGACGTCTCTCAGGTGAGTAGTTACGACGTCTCTCAGGTGAGTAGTCACCACGCCTTTCAGCTGAAAAATTTCGACGCCTTTTAACTGAATGACCTCGACATTTTTCGGTTGACCGACTATTACGCTTTTCGGGTGAATGACCACGACGTTTTTCGGTTGACCGACTTGCACGCTTTTCATGTGAATGACCTCGACGTTTTTCGGTGGACCGACTTGCACGCTTTTCGGGTGAATGACCTCGACGTTTTTCGGTTGACCGACTAGAACGCCTTTCAAGTGAACAACTTGGCAACCTTCCGGGTGAGCGACTTGAACGCCTTTTAGGTGAATAACTTAGCAACCTTTTGGGTGAGCGATATGAACGCCTTCCAGGTGAAAAACTTGGCAACCTTCTGGGTGAGCGACATGAACGCCTTTCAGGTGAACAACTTGGCAACCTTCTGGGTGAGCGATATGAACGCCTTTTAGGTGAACGAATAAAACGCCTTTCGGGCGAACGGCTTGAACGTTTTTCTGGTGGAGAGTCACGGTACTTTTCTATTGAATACCTATGTCGCCTGTCTTTTGAACGTCGGCgtttttctaaaaaagaagCAACGTGTTTTTCTAGCATGGAACCATAATGCCTGCCTGTTGCGCTACTACGACGCCGATGTGATGAATGCGCGTAACGCCTCTCAAATGATCGACGTTTCCGTTTTTCCATTGAGTCGTTACAACGCCTTTTTAAAGAATCTgcctctttcttttcaaaacaatCTCTACGACAACTTTCAATTGATTCGCCCAAACGCCTTTCCACACAATCCTGGCGACGTCTTCCAACCGAAGTTGAAGGGCGTCTTCTCACTGTGTCTCGAAAGCGCTTTTCTGACGAGTAGCTACAACGCCTGATTTTAGATAAaggagaaatgtttatttttcatttaaacccCCATTTGCACTACTACCTTTTATTGCTATtggatctttttttttcataagaaTAACCAGCATCATGCTTCAATGTGCTTTTACTAGACATgaatttacttgaaaaataacgaaaagaaatacatactCGGAAAAACTACATTTGCCAAGATGCGCGTTTGATTCCACGGCAGAATCGCATTTAGAATGACC contains:
- the LOC128882650 gene encoding uncharacterized protein LOC128882650 isoform X2, yielding MDYMVLNRIVLAFVFSKKKKKLTNSVKTDSWIPGINLVEQPSSNSGSSHLSHPFVNSLNLPLIEQQTPELSDSSFPSMLPDQPNTNALPQSFNSTIRSHDLLENNNKNVVFKNKDYDKPSSTLKNKIQFPTIYLKVPQQKTSHLNPSSIEVQTEQNREVDEPITLEKEILQIVSSMYTNIKVKESHIRVDALASHISVNSDTIDTKATITFSNEDCLCDIHNKETMGQYITLVTDWCTNLFRLILHSYPKLFNKDTKATVNLYLTTELHCYSLTLEDNPSQETIHNTDILWGRMQMFDNQLKNLPVKPYSLVTRWSRVGIIRSSPLDSAFRTYIAKTYFDGTAMKSLILETLQQACSVEELLKNRYLVVDGSVIIEWPFSFQLKKLFEIMLPSCLALYPRGTKLTFATITDTLQKHTMLCDANNTFVFV
- the LOC128882650 gene encoding uncharacterized protein LOC128882650 isoform X1 gives rise to the protein MNLKIFISNYYRNPILALLFCVLFQNCCSVKTDSWIPGINLVEQPSSNSGSSHLSHPFVNSLNLPLIEQQTPELSDSSFPSMLPDQPNTNALPQSFNSTIRSHDLLENNNKNVVFKNKDYDKPSSTLKNKIQFPTIYLKVPQQKTSHLNPSSIEVQTEQNREVDEPITLEKEILQIVSSMYTNIKVKESHIRVDALASHISVNSDTIDTKATITFSNEDCLCDIHNKETMGQYITLVTDWCTNLFRLILHSYPKLFNKDTKATVNLYLTTELHCYSLTLEDNPSQETIHNTDILWGRMQMFDNQLKNLPVKPYSLVTRWSRVGIIRSSPLDSAFRTYIAKTYFDGTAMKSLILETLQQACSVEELLKNRYLVVDGSVIIEWPFSFQLKKLFEIMLPSCLALYPRGTKLTFATITDTLQKHTMLCDANNTFVFV
- the LOC128882650 gene encoding uncharacterized protein LOC128882650 isoform X3, translating into MNLKIFISNYYRNPILALLFCVLFQNCCSVKTDSWIPGINLVEQPSSNSGSSHLSHPFVNSLNLPLIEQQTPELSDSSFPSMLPDQPNTNALPQSFNSTIRSHDLLENNNKNVVFKNKDYDKPSSTLKNKIQFPTIYLKVPQQKTSHLNPSSIEVQTEQNREVDEPITLEKEILQIVSSMYTNIKVKESHIRVDALASHISVNSDTIDTKATITFSNEDCLCDIHNKETMGQYITLVTDWCTNLFRLILHSYPKLFNKDTKATVNLYLTTELHCYSLTLEDNPSQETIHNTDMFDNQLKNLPVKPYSLVTRWSRVGIIRSSPLDSAFRTYIAKTYFDGTAMKSLILETLQQACSVEELLKNRYLVVDGSVIIEWPFSFQLKKLFEIMLPSCLALYPRGTKLTFATITDTLQKHTMLCDANNTFVFV
- the LOC128882651 gene encoding mitochondrial glycine transporter-like isoform X1, translating into MLERFYSTPYSPWLVWMGIGFLRGLIRCPLEQPFDAIKTKWQANPLAYKSLEEIVTNMYKDGGWRMFYRGSLPNTIRYTVRDTYRYPLLLLMPDLYSSTTEQVTSECMLLSKHTFLYKTLCALILSSVEAFLTSPLERIKTLLITRSNTSRSSLYYLFRRSSPQYSLFQQSMSSSLQFRHTLNRIRYIMSGFTPLWARQFVSWVTYLLTDAQCKSFLRHITQTTQLNFISLTLTACIVGIVNTLITMPFDAIKTHRQKFIQKNNVKMSTYFQSDIVSIWKIYGLKGFYVGFGLRLCQYFLNAIITVPLLDYLEMQKMTFQ
- the LOC128882651 gene encoding mitochondrial glycine transporter-like isoform X2, which encodes MLERFYSTPYSPWLVWMGIGFLRGLIRCPLEQPFDAIKTKWQANPLAYKSLEEIVTNMYKDGGWRMFYRGSLPNTIRYPLLLLMPDLYSSTTEQVTSECMLLSKHTFLYKTLCALILSSVEAFLTSPLERIKTLLITRSNTSRSSLYYLFRRSSPQYSLFQQSMSSSLQFRHTLNRIRYIMSGFTPLWARQFVSWVTYLLTDAQCKSFLRHITQTTQLNFISLTLTACIVGIVNTLITMPFDAIKTHRQKFIQKNNVKMSTYFQSDIVSIWKIYGLKGFYVGFGLRLCQYFLNAIITVPLLDYLEMQKMTFQ
- the LOC128882647 gene encoding serine/arginine repetitive matrix protein 2-like isoform X3 — encoded protein: MSSHILSNSVFLKNLSPLLTTDIVREFLTPHIPDPNEILRIEFKMFAGTAQRYCQVDFRTSSGVTAATSQNGQSLLGVPLVITVIDPTIQASLRPPLLSWGYGGVTSSLTDSCPDHFLSHSLGYDYPPRETEEQQLTRTVHVANLPQIWTLREIIDHLIAHVKEEHALTLEVVDNRLIDGAASDFGKRVALIEFKTTEMADAVRNLSISSRTIDSHELIISRAKTTVTLREPDNVSFNLPPSVPVPVAYQQLNKLKLQEKISKAKALADRLASKSLNQERKQSGFCLQEEKILNSAKATLDGDPQSSSHSKCDSAVESNAHLGKCSFSDKSTLKHDAGYSYEKKRSNSNKRRCSYSSEKRFRDTVRRRPSTSVGRRRQDCVERRLGESIESCRRDCFEKKEADSLKRRCNDSMEKRKRRSFERRYAHSSHRRRSSATEKRRRSKDRRHRYSIEKYRDSPPEKRSSRSPERRFIRSPKRRSYRSPRRLPSCSPERRSCRSPRRLPSFSPGRRSYRSPKRLLSYSPKRRSSRSPGRLPSCSLERRSSRSTEKRRGHSPEKRASRSTEKRRGHSHEKRASRSTEKRRGHSPEKRNSRSTEKCRGHSVKRRRNFSAERRGDYSPERRRNYSPERRRDYSPERRRDPSVERRRGRSLERRRGRSLERRRARSLVKRRDYSLERRRARSLERRRARSPERHRESSFKRQRGYSSKRHREYSLGKPSSHVFERRHKRSLEKYENPCSEKRTRDFSIETHKSSRDPFSKSLGSACSNNSTHDKDLKSNDERVLKSNDGSTDKLLRSQGQRQRHVVVSYRSDRGKRSKRERSFSSKEMNLKTSRRSLSAVPYDKLPSKALQKDTLQNRATNHYSQSSNPTYEQSESLLKNSDCPTSPHTSLDKNKEAQLSKEGHPYNKHHHLMALNQNTEGGMKINPYEFVPSPLNGRRHTDETSKGRKLVETHLSTSSSHDAKQDSSEPPDLGNVSNSVFKTGLVSLLNPKLVNPSSRQAVGMTTGQSEVEGNQTDLTVHLNTTTYDEEIDERMKILKEELRKKFKKSNVKPKE
- the LOC128882647 gene encoding serine/arginine repetitive matrix protein 2-like isoform X2 — encoded protein: MSSHILSNSVFLKNLSPLLTTDIVREFLTPHIPDPNEILRIEFKMFAGTAQRYCQVDFRTSSGVTAATSQNGQSLLGVPLVITVIDPTIQASLRPPLLSWGYGGVTSSLTDSCPDHFLSHSLGYDYPPRETEEQQLTRTVHVANLPQIWTLREIIDHLIAHVKEEHALTLEVVDNRLIDGAASDFGKRVALIEFKTTEMADAVRNLSISSRTIDSHELIISRAKTTVTLREPDNVSFNLPPSVPVPVAYQQLNKLKLQEKISKAKALADRLASKSLNQERKQSGFCLQEEKILNSAKATLDGDPQSSSHSKCDSAVESNAHLGKCSFSDTLKHDAGYSYEKKRSNSNKRRCSYSSEKRFRDTVRRRPSTSVGRRRQDCVERRLGESIESCRRDCFEKKEADSLKRRCNDSMEKRKRRSFERRYAHSSHRRRSSATGRHYGSMLEKHVASFLEKRRRSKDRRHRYSIEKYRDSPPEKRSSRSPERRFIRSPKRRSYRSPRRLPSCSPERRSCRSPRRLPSFSPGRRSYRSPKRLLSYSPKRRSSRSPGRLPSCSLERRSSRSTEKRRGHSPEKRASRSTEKRRGHSHEKRASRSTEKRRGHSPEKRNSRSTEKCRGHSVKRRRNFSAERRGDYSPERRRNYSPERRRDYSPERRRDPSVERRRGRSLERRRGRSLERRRARSLVKRRDYSLERRRARSLERRRARSPERHRESSFKRQRGYSSKRHREYSLGKPSSHVFERRHKRSLEKYENPCSEKRTRDFSIETHKSSRDPFSKSLGSACSNNSTHDKDLKSNDERVLKSNDGSTDKLLRSQGQRQRHVVVSYRSDRGKRSKRERSFSSKEMNLKTSRRSLSAVPYDKLPSKALQKDTLQNRATNHYSQSSNPTYEQSESLLKNSDCPTSPHTSLDKNKEAQLSKEGHPYNKHHHLMALNQNTEGGMKINPYEFVPSPLNGRRHTDETSKGRKLVETHLSTSSSHDAKQDSSEPPDLGNVSNSVFKTGLVSLLNPKLVNPSSRQAVGMTTGQSEVEGNQTDLTVHLNTTTYDEEIDERMKILKEELRKKFKKSNVKPKE
- the LOC128882647 gene encoding serine/arginine repetitive matrix protein 2-like isoform X1 — protein: MSSHILSNSVFLKNLSPLLTTDIVREFLTPHIPDPNEILRIEFKMFAGTAQRYCQVDFRTSSGVTAATSQNGQSLLGVPLVITVIDPTIQASLRPPLLSWGYGGVTSSLTDSCPDHFLSHSLGYDYPPRETEEQQLTRTVHVANLPQIWTLREIIDHLIAHVKEEHALTLEVVDNRLIDGAASDFGKRVALIEFKTTEMADAVRNLSISSRTIDSHELIISRAKTTVTLREPDNVSFNLPPSVPVPVAYQQLNKLKLQEKISKAKALADRLASKSLNQERKQSGFCLQEEKILNSAKATLDGDPQSSSHSKCDSAVESNAHLGKCSFSDKSTLKHDAGYSYEKKRSNSNKRRCSYSSEKRFRDTVRRRPSTSVGRRRQDCVERRLGESIESCRRDCFEKKEADSLKRRCNDSMEKRKRRSFERRYAHSSHRRRSSATGRHYGSMLEKHVASFLEKRRRSKDRRHRYSIEKYRDSPPEKRSSRSPERRFIRSPKRRSYRSPRRLPSCSPERRSCRSPRRLPSFSPGRRSYRSPKRLLSYSPKRRSSRSPGRLPSCSLERRSSRSTEKRRGHSPEKRASRSTEKRRGHSHEKRASRSTEKRRGHSPEKRNSRSTEKCRGHSVKRRRNFSAERRGDYSPERRRNYSPERRRDYSPERRRDPSVERRRGRSLERRRGRSLERRRARSLVKRRDYSLERRRARSLERRRARSPERHRESSFKRQRGYSSKRHREYSLGKPSSHVFERRHKRSLEKYENPCSEKRTRDFSIETHKSSRDPFSKSLGSACSNNSTHDKDLKSNDERVLKSNDGSTDKLLRSQGQRQRHVVVSYRSDRGKRSKRERSFSSKEMNLKTSRRSLSAVPYDKLPSKALQKDTLQNRATNHYSQSSNPTYEQSESLLKNSDCPTSPHTSLDKNKEAQLSKEGHPYNKHHHLMALNQNTEGGMKINPYEFVPSPLNGRRHTDETSKGRKLVETHLSTSSSHDAKQDSSEPPDLGNVSNSVFKTGLVSLLNPKLVNPSSRQAVGMTTGQSEVEGNQTDLTVHLNTTTYDEEIDERMKILKEELRKKFKKSNVKPKE